One Fibrobacter sp. UWB16 DNA window includes the following coding sequences:
- a CDS encoding TIGR02147 family protein, with the protein MKSVTEYEDYRIYMQDYYNEKKRLSSFSWREFARASGFTSPTYLKLVCEGKTRLSPQGAEKVGNAMELAGFELEYFKSMVTYCHSKNDQERKIAYEAMLELAANNKVKIIDGDAFKYFQSWVHPVVRELAPVMPGATPGDIARRCCEGVSAGEVRDSLDFMVRVGLLKKNGDTYEQADKHLKGQSSAVSLALRYMHREMAHFAEESINRFAPSERNFTGLTMGISAEDYKKILQELDVCRKKVAQIALNSRGTERVYRLNLQLFPLTWKEDKSDAR; encoded by the coding sequence ATGAAGTCCGTCACGGAATATGAAGACTACCGCATTTATATGCAGGATTACTACAACGAGAAGAAGAGACTCTCGTCGTTTTCGTGGCGTGAATTTGCTCGTGCTTCGGGCTTTACGTCCCCAACTTACTTAAAATTAGTGTGTGAAGGCAAGACCCGCCTTTCGCCTCAAGGGGCCGAAAAGGTCGGCAATGCAATGGAACTGGCCGGGTTTGAACTTGAGTACTTCAAGTCGATGGTGACGTATTGCCATTCCAAAAATGACCAGGAACGCAAAATCGCTTATGAAGCTATGCTGGAATTGGCCGCAAACAACAAGGTCAAAATTATCGATGGCGATGCGTTTAAATATTTTCAGTCTTGGGTACACCCCGTTGTTAGAGAGCTTGCTCCGGTAATGCCGGGGGCTACTCCGGGTGATATCGCAAGGCGCTGCTGCGAAGGCGTTTCTGCCGGTGAAGTTCGCGATTCGCTCGATTTTATGGTGCGAGTGGGGCTGTTGAAAAAGAACGGCGATACCTATGAACAGGCGGACAAGCATCTAAAAGGCCAGTCATCGGCGGTGTCGCTTGCTTTGCGCTATATGCATCGCGAAATGGCCCATTTTGCAGAAGAATCCATCAATCGATTTGCGCCCTCGGAAAGAAACTTTACTGGGCTTACCATGGGGATTTCTGCCGAAGACTATAAGAAGATTTTGCAGGAACTTGATGTTTGCCGAAAGAAAGTGGCACAAATTGCTTTGAATAGTCGTGGTACAGAAAGAGTTTATAGGTTGAATTTACAGTTGTTTCCGTTGACATGGAAAGAGGATAAGTCCGATGCTCGGTAG